From a single Tursiops truncatus isolate mTurTru1 chromosome 20, mTurTru1.mat.Y, whole genome shotgun sequence genomic region:
- the PRCD gene encoding photoreceptor disk component PRCD: protein MCTTLFLLSTLAMLWRRRFANRVQPEPSGVDGAVMGSSLETDLQSSGREKEPLK from the exons ATGTGCACTACCCTCTTCCTGCTCAGCACCTTGGCCATGCTCTGGCGCCGCCGATTCGCCAACAGGGTCCAACC AGAGCCCAGTGGAGTAGATGGGGCAGTTATGGGCAGCAGCTTGGAAACAGACCTCCAGTCCTCAGGCAG AGAGAAAGAACCGCTGAAGTAA
- the CYGB gene encoding cytoglobin isoform X3 has protein sequence MEKVPGEMEIERRERSEELSEAERKAVQATWARLYANCEDVGVAILVRFFVNFPSAKQYFSQFKHMEEPLEMERSPQLRKHACRVMGALNTVVENLHDPEKVSSVLALVGKAHALKHKVEPVYFKILSGVILEVIAEEFANDFPPETQRAWAKLRGLIYSHVTAAYKEVGWVQQVPNATTPPATLPSSGP, from the exons ATGGAGAAAGTGCCGGGCGAGATGGAGATAGAGCGCAGGGAGCGGAGCGAGGAGCTGTCCGAGGCGGAGAGGAAGGCGGTGCAGGCGACGTGGGCCCGGCTCTATGCCAACTGCGAGGACGTGGGGGTGGCCATCCTGGTGCG GTTCTTTGTGAACTTCCCGTCGGCCAAGCAGTACTTCAGCCAGTTCAAGCACATGGAGGAGCCCCTGGAAATGGAGCGGAGCCCGCAGCTGCGGAAGCACGCCTGCCGGGTCATGGGGGCCCTCAACACCGTGGTGGAGAATCTGCACGACCCCGAGAAGGTGTCCTCTGTGCTCGCCCTCGTGGGCAAAGCCCACGCCCTCAAGCACAAGGTGGAGCCTGTGTACTTCAAG ATCCTCTCTGGGGTCATCCTGGAGGTGATTGCCGAGGAATTTGCCAATGACTTCCCACCCGAGACGCAGAGAGCCTGGGCCAAGCTTCGCGGCCTCATCTACAGCCACGTGACCGCTGCCTACAAGGAAGTGGGCTGGGTACAGCAGGTCCCCAACGCCACCAC CCCGCCGGCCACGCTGCCCTCTTCGGGGCCATAG
- the CYGB gene encoding cytoglobin isoform X2, which translates to MPTARTWGWPSWCETWKNRAKGERIEVRRSRPWRSGFPSWPLPAPGARPAGSSQVRCRFFVNFPSAKQYFSQFKHMEEPLEMERSPQLRKHACRVMGALNTVVENLHDPEKVSSVLALVGKAHALKHKVEPVYFKILSGVILEVIAEEFANDFPPETQRAWAKLRGLIYSHVTAAYKEVGWVQQVPNATTPPATLPSSGP; encoded by the exons ATGCCAACTGCGAGGACGTGGGGGTGGCCATCCTGGTGCG AGACTTGGAAGAACAGAGCAAAGGGCGAAAGAATAGAGGTCAGAAGGAGTAGACCCTGGAGGTCCGGTTTTCCCAGCTggccccttcctgcccctggGGCCAGGCCAGCAGGGAGCTCCCAGGTGAGGTGCAG GTTCTTTGTGAACTTCCCGTCGGCCAAGCAGTACTTCAGCCAGTTCAAGCACATGGAGGAGCCCCTGGAAATGGAGCGGAGCCCGCAGCTGCGGAAGCACGCCTGCCGGGTCATGGGGGCCCTCAACACCGTGGTGGAGAATCTGCACGACCCCGAGAAGGTGTCCTCTGTGCTCGCCCTCGTGGGCAAAGCCCACGCCCTCAAGCACAAGGTGGAGCCTGTGTACTTCAAG ATCCTCTCTGGGGTCATCCTGGAGGTGATTGCCGAGGAATTTGCCAATGACTTCCCACCCGAGACGCAGAGAGCCTGGGCCAAGCTTCGCGGCCTCATCTACAGCCACGTGACCGCTGCCTACAAGGAAGTGGGCTGGGTACAGCAGGTCCCCAACGCCACCAC CCCGCCGGCCACGCTGCCCTCTTCGGGGCCATAG
- the CYGB gene encoding cytoglobin isoform X4, which translates to MQPGVHMGHQEEMRQSPKDLGDFLSRRPAVCRFFVNFPSAKQYFSQFKHMEEPLEMERSPQLRKHACRVMGALNTVVENLHDPEKVSSVLALVGKAHALKHKVEPVYFKILSGVILEVIAEEFANDFPPETQRAWAKLRGLIYSHVTAAYKEVGWVQQVPNATTPPATLPSSGP; encoded by the exons ATGCAGCCGGGTGTGCACATGGGTCACCAAGAGGAAATGAGGCAAAGTCCAAAGGACCTTGGAGATTTTTTGTCCCGACGCCCTGCCGTTTGCCG GTTCTTTGTGAACTTCCCGTCGGCCAAGCAGTACTTCAGCCAGTTCAAGCACATGGAGGAGCCCCTGGAAATGGAGCGGAGCCCGCAGCTGCGGAAGCACGCCTGCCGGGTCATGGGGGCCCTCAACACCGTGGTGGAGAATCTGCACGACCCCGAGAAGGTGTCCTCTGTGCTCGCCCTCGTGGGCAAAGCCCACGCCCTCAAGCACAAGGTGGAGCCTGTGTACTTCAAG ATCCTCTCTGGGGTCATCCTGGAGGTGATTGCCGAGGAATTTGCCAATGACTTCCCACCCGAGACGCAGAGAGCCTGGGCCAAGCTTCGCGGCCTCATCTACAGCCACGTGACCGCTGCCTACAAGGAAGTGGGCTGGGTACAGCAGGTCCCCAACGCCACCAC CCCGCCGGCCACGCTGCCCTCTTCGGGGCCATAG
- the CYGB gene encoding cytoglobin isoform X1, whose product MRPGLCPGVAGPRQTHKEEAVKGGREHTNGLGGKAVARGQAGRSGRGPADTGEGGVGPPCGRGPACRGLFNPWFFVNFPSAKQYFSQFKHMEEPLEMERSPQLRKHACRVMGALNTVVENLHDPEKVSSVLALVGKAHALKHKVEPVYFKILSGVILEVIAEEFANDFPPETQRAWAKLRGLIYSHVTAAYKEVGWVQQVPNATTPPATLPSSGP is encoded by the exons ATGAGACCCGGGCTCTGCCCTGGGGTTGCAGGACCCAGACAGACACACAAGGAAGAAGCCGTGAAAGGTGGCAGGGAACACACTAATGGCCTTGGAGGGAAAGCGGTCGCCCGGGGCCAGGCCGGGCGCTCAGGGAGAGGCCCAGCTGACacgggggaaggaggggtgggtcCACCATGTGGAAGGGGCCCAGCATGCCGAGGACTCTTTAACCCATG GTTCTTTGTGAACTTCCCGTCGGCCAAGCAGTACTTCAGCCAGTTCAAGCACATGGAGGAGCCCCTGGAAATGGAGCGGAGCCCGCAGCTGCGGAAGCACGCCTGCCGGGTCATGGGGGCCCTCAACACCGTGGTGGAGAATCTGCACGACCCCGAGAAGGTGTCCTCTGTGCTCGCCCTCGTGGGCAAAGCCCACGCCCTCAAGCACAAGGTGGAGCCTGTGTACTTCAAG ATCCTCTCTGGGGTCATCCTGGAGGTGATTGCCGAGGAATTTGCCAATGACTTCCCACCCGAGACGCAGAGAGCCTGGGCCAAGCTTCGCGGCCTCATCTACAGCCACGTGACCGCTGCCTACAAGGAAGTGGGCTGGGTACAGCAGGTCCCCAACGCCACCAC CCCGCCGGCCACGCTGCCCTCTTCGGGGCCATAG